Proteins co-encoded in one Sebastes fasciatus isolate fSebFas1 chromosome 11, fSebFas1.pri, whole genome shotgun sequence genomic window:
- the smg7 gene encoding nonsense-mediated mRNA decay factor SMG7 isoform X6 produces the protein MLVSFFSFFSFQRLCVRQAEALKADMTDSKLGAAEVWTSRQALQDLYQKMLVTDLEYALDKKVEQDLWNHAFKNQITTLQSQAKNRANPNRSEVQANLSLFLEAASGFYTQLLQELCTVFNVDLPSRVKSSQLGIISNKQSSTSAIVTPQPSSCSYICQHCLVHLGDIARYRNQTSQAESYYRHAAQLVPSNGQPYNQLAILASSKGDHLTTIFYYCRSIAVKFPFPAASTNLQKALSKALESRDEVKSKWSVSDFIRAFIKFHGHVYLSKSLDKLDALREKLEEQFQRLILQKAFSSQQLVHITVINLFELHHLRDLTADGGEQSYSSEQQISWFQLLGLFMSFLGVMCSRALLNKNRGEEIMGECPLPAIKVSLDWLKLRPSAFHEAAVDQRQHVWPWLVSILNSFQPKEDDVSCSSVTPLPEEFELQGFLALRPALRSLDFAKGHQGILVDRDGLPVHTRHQRLISLGKWVSDNQPRLIQCRVSEDGLLVFITDIPEQAIEEPQEKEAPVLQESSNAEQTPNDGGNSGLKSVLSAGKTQSSWPDGSDRPVVTFKENIKPREQSREPTRSHHLKDSGKERRDFAKGNGAAGKGELKRDGKRKSELKKAGHDKTTDAGKQVKAQTELRKTPVSEAKKTPVTQTQTTCSSQFIPIHHPGAFPPLPSRPGFPPSAYVIPPPVAFPGLQVNPGFTFSAGVSVPGPFLQPGVHAQAGAQAGKQSHIPYSQQRPSGPGPGQGPGSSVQGPGPMNQGPSQGQQVQAMQQSVQLQVQAMSQQQQQSPTKPVQQVGMGKSPPHHPGLQQYMQIQDQPAQMWNQAQAALQKIPSMQMSMKQPQQQQQQQQQQQQQQQQQQAFYIAAQDPLKLYEHQLQGPGQTQLSSMDKKMKYPNVKMQDFYWEPSYRMGEGLAVMADRMKRPPPGGICSEQDGSAGPRGPPFELPNQTRMESGPEVIGQPSSLLSMSGFPMQEYNQNSIFSQAYGKNLPPSSKPDVPMMHQEPSLYSLFEGTPWSPSLPASSDHSTPASQSPHSSNPSSLPSSPPTHNHGAMPFSNFGPIGTPDSRDRRVVDRWKADKTGAVSGFGLDYLPAAASGASDTSWHQATPPGSSWTNQESPMEESSSTVLLDSLKSIWSSSMMQPGPSALEQLLLQQKQKQQRGHGAMNPPH, from the exons ACAGGCAGAGGCCCTGAAGGCTGACATGACAG ATTCCAAGCTGGGGGCGGCAGAGGTGTGGACGTCCCGGCAGGCCCTGCAGGATCTGTACCAGAAGATGCTGGTGACGGACCTGGAGTACGCTCTGGACAAGAAGGTGGAGCAAGACCT GTGGAATCATGCTTTTAAGAACCAGATCACCACGCTGCAGAGCCAGGCAAAGAACCGCGCCAACCCCAACCGCAGCGAGGTCCAGGCCAACCTGTCGCTGTTTCTGGAGGCAGCTAGTGGCTTCTACACGCAG ctgctgcaggagCTGTGCACCGTGTTCAACGTGGACCTGCCGAGTCGCGTCAAGTCCTCTCAGCTCGGCATCATCAGCAATAAACAGAGCAGCACCAGCGCCATCGTCACGCCGCAGCCCAGCTCCTGCTCCTACATCTGCCAGCACTGCCTCGTCCACCTCGGAGACATAG cACGTTATCGTAACCAGACCAGCCAGGCGGAGTCGTACTACCGACATGCAGCTCAGCTGGTCCCGTCAAACG GTCAGCCGTACAACCAGCTGgccatcctggcctcctctAAAGGAGACCACCTCACCACCATCTTCTACTACTGTCGCAGCATCGCAGTGAAGTTCCCCTTCCCAGCAGCCTCCACCAACCTGCAGAAGGCCCTGTCCAAGGCGCTGGAGAG cCGTGACGAGGTGAAATCCAAGTGGAGCGTGTCTGATTTCATCCGGGCCTTCATCAAGTTTCACGGTCACGTCTACCTGAGTAAGAGTCTGGACAAGCTGGACGCTCTGAGGGAGAAACTGGAGGAGCAGTTTCAG aggctGATCCTGCAGAAAGCCTTCAGCTCTCAGCAGCTGGTCCACATCACCGTCATCAACCTGTTTGAGCTGCACCACCTCAGAGACCTGACGGCTGACGGCGGCGAGCAGAGCTACAGCAGCGAGCAGCAGATCAGCTGGTTCCAGCTGCTCGGACTCTTCA TGTCCTTCCTGGGCGTCATGTGCAGCCGAGCTCTGCTCAACAAGAACCGAGGGGAGGAGATCATGGGCGAGTGTCCTCTGCCGGCTATCAAAGTTTCTCTGGACTGGCTCAAACTGAGACCCAGCGCCTTCCACGAGGCCGCCGTGGACCAGAGGCAGCA tGTCTGGCCCTGGCTGGTGTCCATCCTCAACAGTTTCCAGCCCAAAGAGGACGACGTGTCCTGTTCCTCAG tGACGCCCCTGCCAGAAGAGTTTGAGTTGCAGGGTTTCTTGGCGCTCCGGCCTGCTCTGAG GTCTCTGGACTTCGCTAAAGGTCATCAAGGCATCCTGGTGGACAGGGACGGCCTGCCGGTCCACACTCGACATCAGAGACTCATCAGTCTGGGAAAATGGGTGTCCGACAACCAGCCGAG GCTGATCCAGTGCAGAGTGAGCGAGGACGGCCTTCTCGTCTTCATCACCGACATTCCAGAGCAGGCCATCGAGGAACCGCAGGAGAAGGAGGCGCCGGTGCTGCAGGAGTCGTCCAACGCCGAGCAGACGCCCAACGACGGCGGGAACTCCGGCCTGAAGTCGGTGCTGTCGGCGGGGAAGACGCAGAGCTCGTGGCCCGACGGCAGCGACCGACCCGTCGTCACCTTCAAGGAGAACATCAAACCCAGAGAGCAGAGCCGCGAGCCCACGCGGAGCCATCACCTGAAAGACAGCGGCAAGGAGCGCCGGGACTTCGCCAAGGGCAACGGGGCTGCTGGGAAAGGAGAGCTGAAGAGGGACGGGAAGAGGAAGAGCGAGCTGAAGAAAGCTGGTCATGACAAAACTACTGATGCTGGAAAACAG GTGAAGGCGCAGACGGAGCTGAGGAAGACTCCGGTGTCTGAAGCCAAGAAGACTCCTGTCACTCAAACTCAAACCACATGCTCCTCCCAGTTCATCCCCATCCACCATCCTGGAGCCTTCCCTCCTCTGCCCAGCAGACCtg GTTTCCCTCCCTCAGCCTATGTGATCCCGCCCCCGGTGGCGTTCCCGGGGCTTCAGGTGAACCCGGGCTTCACCTTCTCCGCCGGAGTGTCCGTTCCCGGACCTTTCCTCCAGCCGGGCGTCCACGCCCAGGCCGGTGCCCAGGCCGGGAAGCAGTCCCACATTCCCTACAGTCAGCAGAGGCCCTCCGGTCCCGGTCCGGGTCAGGGGCCGGGGTCCTCGGTCCAGGGCCCGGGGCCCATGAACCAGGGTCCCTCCCAGGGTCAGCAGGTCCAGGCCATGCAGCAGTCGGTCCAGCTGCAGGTGCAGGCGatgagccagcagcagcagcagtctccCACCAAACCGGTCCAGCAGGTCGGGATGGGGAAGAGTCCACCTCACCACCCGGGGCTGCAGCAG TACATGCAGATCCAGGATCAGCCGGCCCAGATGTGGAACCAGGCTCAGGCCGCTCTGCAGAAGATTCCTTCCATGCAGATGAGCATGAAgcagcctcagcagcagcagcagcagcagcagcagcagcagcagcagcagcagcagcagcaggccttCTACATCGCAGCTCAGGATCCTCTCAAACTGTACGAGCACCAGCTGCAGGGACCCGGCCAGACACAGCTGTCCAGCATGGACAAGAAGATGAAGTACCCCAACGTCAAGATGCAGGACTTCTACTGGGAGCCGTCGTACAGGATGGGGGAAGGTCTGGCCGTGATGGCGGACAGGATGAAGAGGCCTCCGCCGGGGGGGATCTGCTCCGAGCAGGACGGCTCTGCCGGGCCCCGGGGACCCCCGTTTGAG CTGCCAAACCAGACCAGGATGGAGAGCGGCCCCGAGGTCATCGGCCAACCGTCTTCTCTGCTGTCGATGTCTGGCTTCCCCATGCAG GAGTACAACCAGAACAGCATCTTCAGTCAGGCGTACGGTAAGAACCTGCCGCCCAGCTCCAAGCCCGACGTTCCCATGATGCACCAGGAGCCGTCCCTCTACTCGCTGTTCGAGGGGACGCCCTGGTCCCCGTCCCTCCCTGCCAGCTCAG ATCACTCCACCCCGGCCAGCCAATCCCCTCACTCCTCCAACCCCAGCAGCCTGCCGTCCTCCCCCCCCACGCACAACCACGGAGCCATGCCCTTCTCCAACTTCGGCCCCATCGGCACCCCCGACAGCCGGGACCGCAGGGTGGTGGACCGCTGGAAGGCCGACAAGACCG gAGCCGTCAGCGGGTTCGGACTGGACTACCTGCCGGCTGCAGCCTCCGGAGCCTCAGACACCAGCTGGCATCAGGCCACGCCCCCCGGCAGCTCCTGGACCAATCAGGAGTCTCCGATGGAGGAGTCGTCTTCCACCGTGCTGCTCGACAGCCTCAAG TCCATCTGGTCCAGCTCCATGATGCAGCCGGGCCCGTCGGCGCTGGAgcagctcctcctgcagcagAAACAGAAGCAGCAGCGAGGTCACGGCGCCATGAACCCGCCTCACTGA
- the smg7 gene encoding nonsense-mediated mRNA decay factor SMG7 isoform X5: MLVSFFSFFSFQRLCVRQAEALKADMTDSKLGAAEVWTSRQALQDLYQKMLVTDLEYALDKKVEQDLWNHAFKNQITTLQSQAKNRANPNRSEVQANLSLFLEAASGFYTQLLQELCTVFNVDLPSRVKSSQLGIISNKQSSTSAIVTPQPSSCSYICQHCLVHLGDIARYRNQTSQAESYYRHAAQLVPSNGQPYNQLAILASSKGDHLTTIFYYCRSIAVKFPFPAASTNLQKALSKALESRDEVKSKWSVSDFIRAFIKFHGHVYLSKSLDKLDALREKLEEQFQRLILQKAFSSQQLVHITVINLFELHHLRDLTADGGEQSYSSEQQISWFQLLGLFMSFLGVMCSRALLNKNRGEEIMGECPLPAIKVSLDWLKLRPSAFHEAAVDQRQHVWPWLVSILNSFQPKEDDVSCSSVTPLPEEFELQGFLALRPALRSLDFAKGHQGILVDRDGLPVHTRHQRLISLGKWVSDNQPRLIQCRVSEDGLLVFITDIPEQAIEEPQEKEAPVLQESSNAEQTPNDGGNSGLKSVLSAGKTQSSWPDGSDRPVVTFKENIKPREQSREPTRSHHLKDSGKERRDFAKGNGAAGKGELKRDGKRKSELKKAGHDKTTDAGKQVKAQTELRKTPVSEAKKTPVTQTQTTCSSQFIPIHHPGAFPPLPSRPGFPPSAYVIPPPVAFPGLQVNPGFTFSAGVSVPGPFLQPGVHAQAGAQAGKQSHIPYSQQRPSGPGPGQGPGSSVQGPGPMNQGPSQGQQVQAMQQSVQLQVQAMSQQQQQSPTKPVQQVGMGKSPPHHPGLQQQYMQIQDQPAQMWNQAQAALQKIPSMQMSMKQPQQQQQQQQQQQQQQQQQQAFYIAAQDPLKLYEHQLQGPGQTQLSSMDKKMKYPNVKMQDFYWEPSYRMGEGLAVMADRMKRPPPGGICSEQDGSAGPRGPPFELPNQTRMESGPEVIGQPSSLLSMSGFPMQEYNQNSIFSQAYGKNLPPSSKPDVPMMHQEPSLYSLFEGTPWSPSLPASSDHSTPASQSPHSSNPSSLPSSPPTHNHGAMPFSNFGPIGTPDSRDRRVVDRWKADKTGAVSGFGLDYLPAAASGASDTSWHQATPPGSSWTNQESPMEESSSTVLLDSLKSIWSSSMMQPGPSALEQLLLQQKQKQQRGHGAMNPPH, encoded by the exons ACAGGCAGAGGCCCTGAAGGCTGACATGACAG ATTCCAAGCTGGGGGCGGCAGAGGTGTGGACGTCCCGGCAGGCCCTGCAGGATCTGTACCAGAAGATGCTGGTGACGGACCTGGAGTACGCTCTGGACAAGAAGGTGGAGCAAGACCT GTGGAATCATGCTTTTAAGAACCAGATCACCACGCTGCAGAGCCAGGCAAAGAACCGCGCCAACCCCAACCGCAGCGAGGTCCAGGCCAACCTGTCGCTGTTTCTGGAGGCAGCTAGTGGCTTCTACACGCAG ctgctgcaggagCTGTGCACCGTGTTCAACGTGGACCTGCCGAGTCGCGTCAAGTCCTCTCAGCTCGGCATCATCAGCAATAAACAGAGCAGCACCAGCGCCATCGTCACGCCGCAGCCCAGCTCCTGCTCCTACATCTGCCAGCACTGCCTCGTCCACCTCGGAGACATAG cACGTTATCGTAACCAGACCAGCCAGGCGGAGTCGTACTACCGACATGCAGCTCAGCTGGTCCCGTCAAACG GTCAGCCGTACAACCAGCTGgccatcctggcctcctctAAAGGAGACCACCTCACCACCATCTTCTACTACTGTCGCAGCATCGCAGTGAAGTTCCCCTTCCCAGCAGCCTCCACCAACCTGCAGAAGGCCCTGTCCAAGGCGCTGGAGAG cCGTGACGAGGTGAAATCCAAGTGGAGCGTGTCTGATTTCATCCGGGCCTTCATCAAGTTTCACGGTCACGTCTACCTGAGTAAGAGTCTGGACAAGCTGGACGCTCTGAGGGAGAAACTGGAGGAGCAGTTTCAG aggctGATCCTGCAGAAAGCCTTCAGCTCTCAGCAGCTGGTCCACATCACCGTCATCAACCTGTTTGAGCTGCACCACCTCAGAGACCTGACGGCTGACGGCGGCGAGCAGAGCTACAGCAGCGAGCAGCAGATCAGCTGGTTCCAGCTGCTCGGACTCTTCA TGTCCTTCCTGGGCGTCATGTGCAGCCGAGCTCTGCTCAACAAGAACCGAGGGGAGGAGATCATGGGCGAGTGTCCTCTGCCGGCTATCAAAGTTTCTCTGGACTGGCTCAAACTGAGACCCAGCGCCTTCCACGAGGCCGCCGTGGACCAGAGGCAGCA tGTCTGGCCCTGGCTGGTGTCCATCCTCAACAGTTTCCAGCCCAAAGAGGACGACGTGTCCTGTTCCTCAG tGACGCCCCTGCCAGAAGAGTTTGAGTTGCAGGGTTTCTTGGCGCTCCGGCCTGCTCTGAG GTCTCTGGACTTCGCTAAAGGTCATCAAGGCATCCTGGTGGACAGGGACGGCCTGCCGGTCCACACTCGACATCAGAGACTCATCAGTCTGGGAAAATGGGTGTCCGACAACCAGCCGAG GCTGATCCAGTGCAGAGTGAGCGAGGACGGCCTTCTCGTCTTCATCACCGACATTCCAGAGCAGGCCATCGAGGAACCGCAGGAGAAGGAGGCGCCGGTGCTGCAGGAGTCGTCCAACGCCGAGCAGACGCCCAACGACGGCGGGAACTCCGGCCTGAAGTCGGTGCTGTCGGCGGGGAAGACGCAGAGCTCGTGGCCCGACGGCAGCGACCGACCCGTCGTCACCTTCAAGGAGAACATCAAACCCAGAGAGCAGAGCCGCGAGCCCACGCGGAGCCATCACCTGAAAGACAGCGGCAAGGAGCGCCGGGACTTCGCCAAGGGCAACGGGGCTGCTGGGAAAGGAGAGCTGAAGAGGGACGGGAAGAGGAAGAGCGAGCTGAAGAAAGCTGGTCATGACAAAACTACTGATGCTGGAAAACAG GTGAAGGCGCAGACGGAGCTGAGGAAGACTCCGGTGTCTGAAGCCAAGAAGACTCCTGTCACTCAAACTCAAACCACATGCTCCTCCCAGTTCATCCCCATCCACCATCCTGGAGCCTTCCCTCCTCTGCCCAGCAGACCtg GTTTCCCTCCCTCAGCCTATGTGATCCCGCCCCCGGTGGCGTTCCCGGGGCTTCAGGTGAACCCGGGCTTCACCTTCTCCGCCGGAGTGTCCGTTCCCGGACCTTTCCTCCAGCCGGGCGTCCACGCCCAGGCCGGTGCCCAGGCCGGGAAGCAGTCCCACATTCCCTACAGTCAGCAGAGGCCCTCCGGTCCCGGTCCGGGTCAGGGGCCGGGGTCCTCGGTCCAGGGCCCGGGGCCCATGAACCAGGGTCCCTCCCAGGGTCAGCAGGTCCAGGCCATGCAGCAGTCGGTCCAGCTGCAGGTGCAGGCGatgagccagcagcagcagcagtctccCACCAAACCGGTCCAGCAGGTCGGGATGGGGAAGAGTCCACCTCACCACCCGGGGCTGCAGCAG CAGTACATGCAGATCCAGGATCAGCCGGCCCAGATGTGGAACCAGGCTCAGGCCGCTCTGCAGAAGATTCCTTCCATGCAGATGAGCATGAAgcagcctcagcagcagcagcagcagcagcagcagcagcagcagcagcagcagcagcagcaggccttCTACATCGCAGCTCAGGATCCTCTCAAACTGTACGAGCACCAGCTGCAGGGACCCGGCCAGACACAGCTGTCCAGCATGGACAAGAAGATGAAGTACCCCAACGTCAAGATGCAGGACTTCTACTGGGAGCCGTCGTACAGGATGGGGGAAGGTCTGGCCGTGATGGCGGACAGGATGAAGAGGCCTCCGCCGGGGGGGATCTGCTCCGAGCAGGACGGCTCTGCCGGGCCCCGGGGACCCCCGTTTGAG CTGCCAAACCAGACCAGGATGGAGAGCGGCCCCGAGGTCATCGGCCAACCGTCTTCTCTGCTGTCGATGTCTGGCTTCCCCATGCAG GAGTACAACCAGAACAGCATCTTCAGTCAGGCGTACGGTAAGAACCTGCCGCCCAGCTCCAAGCCCGACGTTCCCATGATGCACCAGGAGCCGTCCCTCTACTCGCTGTTCGAGGGGACGCCCTGGTCCCCGTCCCTCCCTGCCAGCTCAG ATCACTCCACCCCGGCCAGCCAATCCCCTCACTCCTCCAACCCCAGCAGCCTGCCGTCCTCCCCCCCCACGCACAACCACGGAGCCATGCCCTTCTCCAACTTCGGCCCCATCGGCACCCCCGACAGCCGGGACCGCAGGGTGGTGGACCGCTGGAAGGCCGACAAGACCG gAGCCGTCAGCGGGTTCGGACTGGACTACCTGCCGGCTGCAGCCTCCGGAGCCTCAGACACCAGCTGGCATCAGGCCACGCCCCCCGGCAGCTCCTGGACCAATCAGGAGTCTCCGATGGAGGAGTCGTCTTCCACCGTGCTGCTCGACAGCCTCAAG TCCATCTGGTCCAGCTCCATGATGCAGCCGGGCCCGTCGGCGCTGGAgcagctcctcctgcagcagAAACAGAAGCAGCAGCGAGGTCACGGCGCCATGAACCCGCCTCACTGA